The following coding sequences are from one Candidatus Obscuribacterales bacterium window:
- a CDS encoding carbohydrate porin, with product YSPSSRANIRFTYTRSYLLANAAIRDENGNITGFGVGGAVSEPIYGVADDGFGGSIDNASADTYSVNFDWGITDRFGIFSRYSYGSLYVDPLQAGRSDGSIDAQSFQAGLAFPDLGKDGALLTLSYLIPFSILDGREFLASGGGDGGIQYEFEATYFYPLGNNISLAPTLYVINNPNNFDSNPTIWVGNLRMQYAF from the coding sequence TACTCGCCGAGCAGCCGCGCCAATATCCGGTTTACCTACACTCGCTCCTACCTGCTAGCCAATGCGGCGATTCGGGACGAGAACGGCAATATCACGGGCTTTGGCGTAGGGGGTGCCGTCAGCGAACCGATCTATGGCGTAGCAGATGACGGCTTTGGTGGCTCCATCGACAATGCCTCAGCAGACACCTACAGCGTCAACTTTGACTGGGGCATCACCGATCGATTTGGGATCTTCAGCCGCTATAGTTATGGCTCTCTGTACGTTGATCCCCTCCAAGCTGGTCGCAGCGACGGCAGCATTGACGCTCAGTCGTTCCAAGCAGGGTTGGCCTTTCCCGACCTTGGGAAAGATGGGGCTCTACTCACCCTGTCCTACTTGATTCCCTTTTCCATCTTAGATGGACGGGAGTTTCTAGCCTCGGGCGGCGGTGATGGGGGAATTCAGTACGAATTTGAAGCGACCTACTTCTATCCCCTGGGCAACAATATTTCCCTAGCGCCCACCCTTTATGTGATCAACAATCCCAACAACTTTGACTCCAATCCAACCATCTGGGTTGGAAACCTACGGATGCAGTACGCATTCTAG